A window of Mustela lutreola isolate mMusLut2 chromosome X, mMusLut2.pri, whole genome shotgun sequence genomic DNA:
GAGTGTGTGTAAGAGACTCTGCTTCCAGCTAAGCCTAACCAAACGCTGACACTGGAGACTGACTGTCGTGTCTAAAACTTTTTCAAGtgagtagtttaaaaaaatatatatatgtattaaatatatattatatatgtctgtattttatatatatataaaatatatatatatatgtatatatatatatatatatatatatatatatatatatatatataatgtttatttatttcagtttgtTATGGATAATGTCAGGCATCAGTATTTTCCCTACCAGTGAGTGGCTAATATCATTTACTATGTTTGCTATATTCTTtatcaataatgaataaaatctcaaaacaatCAAAATATCCCCAGCAACAAAAACGGGATGACTCATGCATGCTAACAACTGGGGGAAAAACACCCAGACCCAAAGGATGCATTCTGTAGGAGTCCATCTAtgggacattctggaaaaggtagaaCTGTAGGTAGAGAAATCAGACCagtggtggccaggggctgggggagagttTTGCTACACAGGGAAATGAAGGAACTTTGGGGGCTGATGTAAATATTCTGTATCTCAATTGTGGTGGTAGATATGGGACTGTGTGGTTTCCCCCAGATGTGTAGGAACGCACACCTAAGAGGAATGAGTACGGTAGTGTCtcaattatgcctccatcagtgtgactcaaacaaacaaacaaggatcTAAACAAAAAGGGGTCAAACAGGAAGAGACAGTAAGAGGAGAGAGGCTCATGCTCCAGGGTAGGGATTGCAACCCAGGAAAAGGTGAGGGGATGTCCAGGGTGAGACCTGCGCCGTCAGCCAGCCAGCCTAGCGAGAAACcagtccggagagaaggaagagcGAAGACATTTAGGGAAATGGTTTGTAAATTTAGCATTGTCATCAAGGTGACTTTTAACCTCAGGGGGAAACATACCTGAAATGGGTGGAATGAGGgggccctgagtggctcagtcagtgaagcgtctgcctttggttcaggtcacgatcccagggtcctgggatcaagccctgcatcgggctctgtgctcagcccggAGGCTGCCTGTCCCTCTACCCCACCTCTCCCCTGCTCTTGtgcttgcgttctctctctcaagtaaataaaaccttaaaaaaaaaaaaaaaaaccaaaaaacaacataaaacgaggggcgcctgggtggctcagtcgttgggcgtctgtcttcagctcaggtcatgatcctggggcccggggatcgagccctgcatcgggctctgtgctcagcccggagtctgcctgtctctctaccccaccctcacccctgctcttgtgctctctctttctctaaagcaaataaaaccttaaaaaaaaaataaaatgaggggcgcctgggtggctcagtcattgggcatctgccttcagctcaggtcataatcccagggcttggggatcaagccccgcatcaggttccctgttcagtggaagcctgcttctccctctcccgctccccttgctgtgttcttgctctctctctctccccctctctctctgtcaaataaacaagtaagatctttaaaaagataaatgagtgGAATCAATAGAGCCACGTTGAGAGCATAAGGTGAAGACATGTAGTAAGTAGTGGTGTAAAGGAGCTAAATTTTCATCTCTCGGCCGATAAGTCATGTCCCAaaatgatggaaggaaggaaggaagcgagtgaatgaaaggaaaacaacagaaaggagggagagaatgagggcAAGTCAGAGCGacacaggaggagagagacagatcCGCGCTCTAGCCGCTGCAGCTGCCGCATCCAGTCAGGCAAGATGATCGTTGTGTCCGTTCACCCCGTTCACGGtcgtcagcatcacagccagcaGCAACTCTCCCCCTTCAGCCCACACCAGAGACCTTCAGGTTCTGCAAGGGCAAACTCTGTCTGCTCAGGCATATGAAATAGAAATACTTGAgtcccgcgcccccccccccccccgcccgcccgcaGGAAACACACACAAGCGACAGGTAAACAAAGCCCCGAAGACACCGGGCTGTCAGGCCGTGGAGGGAGCCGGTctgggagaaggcagagaaaggagaggaaccGTGCACTGCCGCAGCTTACTGTCCAGAGGGAGTGTCTCCAGAGGGAGCCGAGCAGAGTCCCTGACTGGAGGGGACATGACGGGGAGAGCGCAGGAAATGAGCCGGCAGGGCAGAGGACCCGAGGCCAGAGAGCTGCCGAGGGACAGGGTGCTGGCCGGCCGCAGACGGTCCCGCCAGCGTAAGCAGCAGCCCCCTGACCAGCACCAGCGCGTGCGGAAACCAGCTGAGGCCGAGGAGAGGACCCCTTGCAAAGACGGAAGGTCAGCAGACCCAGGCTCACGCAGGACAGGGACCAGCGGCCAGAATGGAACTGTCACCGTTCAGGAGGCCGCAGGCGGGGTACTCACAAAGGTCTCGCCTCTGGAGTGTTGGGGGAAACGGCTTCTACACCGAAAGCTGCTCCAATCCCacgaatttctttttttccttaagatgtatttgtttacttgaggtggggaggggcagagggagagagagggaaacctcaagcagactccccactgagcgcggaACCCAACACATGGGGCtcggaccccgagatcgtgacctgagccgaaagcaagagtcggacacttaagcgactgagcccgCCAGGAGCCCCTGGTCCCGCTAACTCTTAAAGGCAAGACTCCAAAGAACCCACCTGCCTGCAAATAACGGCATCCCCGAAGGAAGCTTGCGTTTTAGgaatacacagagaaaaagacacagcGGCCAAGGTCAGATGCACAGCGCCTGGCGTCCAGTCCAAAATGACGAGGTGTGCAGGGAAGCAAGGAAATGCCACCCCACGACCAGGAGGACAGCTCAATCCCATTTTTGTTCGTTTTCCAGTGAATGGCAGGCCAGCTGTAAAGGAAGGTCGACGACTCCTTTTGCTTACAGGTGTCACGACCGTGTATGTAGAAAGCCCAAAGGGACCTCTGTGTTACTGGTCAGTCTCCCGAGGCTCTGAGATCCGGCTCTTTGGAGAGAGCAAACCCACCAACACCCCCGCACCTCCCCACCTGGCACATGCTTAGCCGGGGCCGCAAGGCTTCTCTGCTCATCTGAGACAAGCCCAGGAAGCCGCGGAATTGCTGTTGTCCAGTTTCTGTGTTTACTTTCCTCCACCAAAACAAGCAAGCTTTTTATTCTGGCAGCGAGCCAGCCCAGCGGCGATGTGGGGACACCAGAATGCCGGTGGGAGGGCACatttttctggagggcagttgTATAGTGTAGGTTGAGAAGCTGAAGAACATGGAAAGGAAAAACTCAGTAATTCTACCTCTCGGAATGAATCTTGAGGAAACCACCACTCGTGTCAAGACTTacgccctggggcgcctggggcgctcagttggtgaagcgtcatccttcggctggggtcacgatcccggggtcctgggacggagtccatcgtggggctccctgctcagtgggcaacATGCTTCTCGTTctctactctccctgcttgtgttccctctctctctcaaataaacaaataaaatttttaaaaaagacttacgTCCAAGAATTCCCCTGAATCCCTACCAGTAATAGGGGGAAAACTGGGAACGGTGTAACTGTCCAACATGACATTATAAGGCATTTTACGTGTCTACGCAGTAACACCTTTTGAAGAGTTTTTAGAGAGTGAAAAAGCGAGTAtggtaaatggaaaaaaataaaaaacacaggaaaaaagctAATGGCCATCTTGAAAATGCAAACATTCCATGTTGTTATATGTGGAAATATAACTAAGAAGATCCTCGGAAGGTTAATGGTATTTAGTGCCGAGTATGGGACAcggttttcttttccccaagtgGTCTTGAAGAACCCTGTGCTGTTGGAACCTGTGTCCCAGAACCTCCTTCCCACAGGGGAATGAAGGCGAGCCGATCTGGGGGCACCGTAGCTGAAAGGAAACTCAGACACAGGCAGAGTGgctcagttttattttctgcaGCAGTAACAAACATTTAAGCGCCAGTTCCTCTCGCAGCCGGGAAAGAAATCAAGTGGCCTGAGGACCCCTGCGGGAAAACAATTAGACCCCGCTAACAAAGTGGCAGCTACTCTAAGTCCCAACTCCCCTTGCCTTgacttgggggggtggggcacagggcTGGGCCTCAGCTCCTCTTTCCCGGGCCTAGGCTTCGCGGAGGCGGGGTCCCAAAGCCCCGAATGTTCCGGATCACCAGGGAAAGCTGGTCGAGGAAGGAGTTGATGGAAATTCGGAAGAACACAGGGTCTTCGGCAGTCCATCTACTAAAAGAGAGGCAAAAGGCAAATGAGGTTGCAGGAGACAAGTGGGGCGGAGGTGCGGGGCATCAGGCCCCTCCTCGGCCTCCACGACGAGGGCACTCTAAGACACAGCGGCCACCCGGGCACCTGCCGCCACcgcccccctcccaacccccccctcccccgctccgcATCCTCTTCTAGGACTGACACGGCCAGGGCGCTGCCGTTCACCGCCAGCTCCTTGTGAACCACCCCTCCGTGGCGCTGGGCATGTGGGGCCAGGGACCTGCGGGCCATGTCCGCCTCCAGGGGCGACCGGAAAGGCACAGTGAGCGTGCTGGGGGGACGCACAGTTAAGGCACCATCCATCCGCTCCTGAATCTCCCAGTGCTGGGCCTCCTTGCCCCTCAGAGACCGGCTTGCACCCCACGACGGGCCCCCGCAGCCCCCCCAGGCCGCTCCCGGGACCCTTCGGGCCTCCTTCCCGCCTCCCCACCCGCACCCCCTGCAGGCCCTGGGGCCCCCACCGCCCCGTCCCCTCCCCAGGCTGCCACCGCGTGCCCCGGCCACCCCGCGGAAAGGATACAACTCCAGCAGTCGGCTGGCGGCTGCCACAGGGGGGGCGGGCGCCGCATCCCCACCGGGCCCCAGGGCCTGCGGGCCCTGCCCGGCCTGAGGGGCGCCGGCCGCCTCGCCCTCGGCTCCCTGGCCGCCCACGCCACTGGCGTCGTCGCCTTCCCGGCTGCCGGAGCTCTCCAGGCAACCAGGCGCTCCGGGGCTGGCCGTGTGGTCCTGGCCGGCCGCGCCGCCCGCCGCCTCAGCCTCGCCGGCCTCGCCGCCCGCCGCCTCGACCTCGCCGGCCTCGCCGCCCGCCGCCTCGACCTCGCCGGCCTCGCCGCCCGCCGCCTCGACCTCGCCGGCCTCGCCGCCCGCCGCCTCGACCTCGCCGGCCTCGCCGCCCGCCGCCTCGACCTCGCCGGCCTCGCCGGCCTCGCTGCCCTCGCCGGCCTCGTCGCGGTCTGGGGCCTGCATGGCCGCAGCCTCAGAGCCCACAGCGAAGCCGCCCACACTCTCCGCCGACCGCCCGGCGTCTGGCGTCTGAGGCGCCTGCCCGAAGCCCCGCCCCTCCGCGCGCCAGGCTGCCTGGCGGGGCCCAGGGCGCCTGCGCACACAGCCCCGCGCGGCGCTGCTTCCCGCCAAGGCGGCCTCGCCGCGCGGGTGGCAGAGATTTCGGAGATTGCGGGCTCCAGCCGACCCTGAGGAGACCCGGCCTGGTTCAGGAAGCTCCGCCTCTTCGCTCCCGACGTCACTTGGGCTCCCTAGCGCACGCGCTCCAGCCTCCCGCACGGCCTGCTCGGGAGGCCGCTGCCACGTGACTACCTCCCCGTGCAGCCTGCGCCTGCGCCTGCGCCAGCCTGGCCCTGGTGTGACCAACCCGCTGGCCGCGTGTCCCCGGTCACGGAGTCCTGGGAGGCGGCCCGACACCTCTGCGCCGCTGCTCGCCTGGGCCTCTCTCTGGGCTTCACACGTGGCCCGAGTCCGCGTGCGCCGGCGCCCAGGAGGGCCCCACCTGGACCGGAGGGCGGCAGGGCGGGCGGGGAACGCCACCCCTGGGGCAGCGCCCACTCACTTCACCCTCTGCTGGTCCCGCGCTCACgggctctccctcccccaggagcAAAGTCTGGCGGCTCTCCGGGGGGCTGGAGGTGCCAGGGGCCCTCAACTGGGAGGTGACCCTGTGTCTGCTGGCCTGCTGGGTGCCGGTCCACTTCTGCGTCTGGAAGGGGGTCAAGTCCACGGGAAAGGTACGGCCGGAGGCCCCCGCAGGGCTGGAGGTGACGGCCGGGCTGGGGGCAGCACGGCCACGGTGGGCCACGGGGGAGAGAAGGGCGGGCTCTGCCAGGGACCGCCGCTGCGACGGGAGGGGACGGGAGGGGCCAGGGCCGCGGCCTGAGCGCGGAGCAGGTCCTTGAGTCCAGACTGCTCCATTCCCGCCGGTGCCGGGAccgccctcctgccctccagaatCCCCCGCCCATGCCAGGattgtcctccccgcccctccaaacTCCCCCGCCCAGGCCTGGATCGGCCGCTCCCACCTCCGAActcctccacccctgcctggATGGACCCCCCCACCCTtccaaacaccccccccccccccgcccatgcCTGGAGCGCCCCCGCCACCTTCTTCCTCCTGAGgtggggagaagcccaggcagccCCTGCCCCTTGCTGTGTCGGGACATCGCGACTGCCCCTGCCCCGCTTTCTCTCTATTCCTCACTCCCTTGTGCTGGCcctggttgggggcggggggctcccaGGCTATAGCTCTCCCTTGCCCGCCTGTCCTGCTCTGCTCAGCGTGGACGGGAGGCAGCAGTCATGGGGGCCCGTGTCGCTCTCTGGCCGGCGGGGTCTAGCCCCGACTACCAGACTGGGCCTCTCTGCAGAGTGACGTGCTGTCGGGGGCCGGGGGGCGCGAGGTGTGCCCCCCCGGCTGCTCTCccgctccctgcctctcccctccgtCTGCCGCTGGCCTGTGCTGGCCGTGGAGCTGCTCCCGCTCCAGCCCGGGTGCAGAGCTTCCCCGGGGAGGAGCCGAGGCTTTGAGGAGCAGAAGGGGGGCTGCTGGccgacctccccctcccccccggcttGGGAGCAGCCTGCCGTCGAGGGGGCAGTGTGGCCTGCTTGGCCATCCTGCCAAGCTGGGGGCCCCGAGGGGGAGGCGGGTGCCGCAGGGCCCCTCTGAGCCGCCAGGCCCCCCAGATCGTGTACTTCACCGCAACATTCCCCTACGTGGTCCTCGTGGTGCTCCTGGTGCAGGGGGTGCTGCTGCCCGGAGCCTGGGATGGGGTCATCTATCAAGTCTGACTGATGGATGCTGGTGTCCCCTGAGGTGGGGGTATGGGATGAGCGAGGAGACAAGGCCAGCAGGGGCCCTCACATCTTCTCTTCCCTGGCCCATCTCCAGGTATAGGCAGAGATCCAGACCCAGATTATCTTTCAAACCACTTGTAGGATTTTGCAAACACGGGGTGATAGTTTGTGAACAGAACAATGATTATTTCATTGAGGCAGCATCATATATATGTGAACGAGAATAATCTGTCATCGTCACTGATCAAGTTGAACCTCCTATAGTTTCCCAGCCCAGGCTTAgccattaagattttatttatttacttgacacacacagagagagatcacaagcagacagagagtgtgaggggaaaacaggctccccactgagcagagagcccgatgcggggctccatcccaggatcctggtatcaggacctgagctgaaggcagaggctttaacccacttagccacccaggcgcccctgggcttaGCCCTTATGCAGAAAGTCAGTAGCTACTAAAAACTACAGGAAGGACAAGACTTCCTCAAGGCATTTGTAATGCCACACTGAATTTCCCACAGGAGCCTAAAGCGTAACAAATTTTGTGTACTGTCTTTCCTTCTTCAACAAAAGTGGTACAACTGACTCTTGAACAGCACTGGGTTAGGATTGCTGACCCCCCAGCACAATCAAATTATGCAGAGATTTCCCTAAAACTTAACTACTAGCAGCCTGCAGTGGGGTGGAAGCCTTATGGATAACATAAGCAGCTGGCTGACACAGGTTGTGTGTACGATCTGTATTCTATCTTGCACCCTACGGTAAAGTCAGGTAGAGAATAACTGTTAGGGAAAATCATAAgcaagagaaaaagcatttacagtactgtattgtgTTTATTGAACAAATCTGCAAACACGTGGACCTACCAAAGTGAAACCTGGGTTTGTCAAGGGTCAGCTATGGTGAAATTTATCATGGAAGCTCTGCTTTATAGACAAGAAAAATCTTTGTTAACAccatctttttaaacaaaattataattgTGATATTATCTTCAGcctctttgttttcattatctttatcttctctttattagttttttttttttttttttgctcttgcaGTCTTTAtggctcaattaaaaaaacagattttatttttaaagcagttttaggttaaCAGCAAAATTGAATAGAAAGTACAAAGAGTTCCCATACACCCGgcagcccctccccacacacagccTTTTCCACTATCAACGTGCTGCCCCACAGTGTTACCTTCCTTACAACTGATGAGCTTGTAATTACCGGCCGCAGCTCATAGTTTAATGCTGGTTCTCTCTTGGTGTTGTGCCTTCTACATGTGTGGGTAAATATATAGTGATATTTATCCATCAGTATAGTACCATAGTATTTTCACTGCCTCAGAAACCCTCTGTGTCCCACATGTTCATCCCTACCTCCCTGCTACAACCTGGAAGCTACTGATCTTTTtcttgtctccatagttttgtcttttccagagcTATGTTgttggaatcatatagcatgCAGCTTTTCCGGATTGCCTTCCTTCACATACTAATATGCACTTAAATTTCCTGTGTTTTTTCCTGGCGTGGTAATTATATGCACCataatttatttacccatttacctactgaaggacatcttggttgcttctaagttttaGCAGCTATGACTGAAGCTActgtaaacatccatgtgcaggtttttaaGTGGACATAGGTTTTCAACTAtgggggtaaataccaaggagcaggATTGCTGGACCATGTGGTAAGAGTGTTTCCTGTGTTGCCAGACTGCCTTCTGGAGGAGCtccaccattttgcattcccatcagcaagaAACTGTTCCCACTGCtgcacattctcaccagcatttggcCTTGTCCGCATTTTGGATTTTGGTCATTCGAATAGgagtgtagtggtatctcattgttttaatttgcaattaacTAATGACATATGACGCAGAGCATCTTTTTGTATGCTGATTTTCCATCTGTACATCTTTGGTGAGTTATTCTTtaaagtcttttgcccattttcaaaaaagattttatttatttatttgggaaagagagcacgagtagggggaaagggcagagggagagggagaagcagaagcattCCTCCCACTAAGGGAGTCaaacatagggctcgatcccagaaccccaagatcatggcccatgctgaagggagacactaaactgactgagccacccaggcatccccccatttttaaaaattaaattaaattacattgaatttttaaatttaaattcaattagccaacatacagtacaacAGTACTTTCAGTATAATGtgcaatgattcattagttgcgtataacgcccagtgctcatcccatcacatgctctccttcatgcccgtcacccagtcaccccacccctcctcacctccctttctgcaaccctcggtttgtttcccagAGGCAAAAGTCTCTCACAtttttgtctccctgtctgatttttttcccattcagttttccctcccttcccctattgtccTGTGCACTATTCCtcacattccacatatgagtgaagccatgtgatagttgtccttctctgattgacttatttcactccgggtaatcccctccagttccatccacattgaggTAAATGGCAGgcagtcatcctttctgatggctgcataatactgcattgtgtatatgaaccacttctctatccattcacctgttgaaggacatctcaactccttccatagtctggctactgtggacattgctgctatgaacactggggtgcaggtgctccttctttgcactacatttgtatctttggggtaaatacccagtagtgcaattgctgggtcatagggtagcctcccactttttataaaaaagattttatttatttatttgagagagagagagagagaacacactcgagctggggaaaggggcaaaggaagaagaagcagcagacttccctctgagcagggagtccaacatggggctcaagcccaggaccctgagactatgacccaagccagaggcagacatttaactgatttagccacccaggtgcctttctttagcctgttgatgtgatagattacattaattgattttcaaatgttgagccATCTTTGCATGCATGGGATAAATTTCACTTCATAATGGTGTGTAACTCCTTTTATACATTATtggatttaattttataatattactgatttttgcatctgtgttcatgaaagatattggtctgtagttttcttatgttgtatttgtttggttttggtattaaggtaattctggcctcatagaatgggtTAGGAAGCATTCCCCGTGCTTCTGTCTTCTGGAAGAGATCGTAGAGAATTGGCATAgttttttccttatatatttggtagaattttctgGTGAAACTATCTTGGccatgtattttctgttttggaaggtttttaattACCGActcaatatcttttctttttaagattctatttatttatttgacagacagagatcacaaataggcagagagtcaggaggaggagggggaagcaggctccctgctgagcagagagcccaaaacggggttcaatcccaggaccctgggatcatgatgggaacttgaggcagaggctttttttttttaagattttatttatttatttgacagaaatcacaagcaggcaaagaggcaggcagagagagaaggaagcaggctcccggctgagcagagagcccgacacggggctcgatcccaggaccctgggatcatgacctgagccgaaggcagtggcttaacccactgagccacccagaggcagaggctttttaacccactgagccacccaggtgccccctgacgcAATATCTTTAAGAGATATAGGCTTTTGCATATTTTCTGTCTTGTATGACTCTTGgcagattgtgtctttcaagaagttagtccatttcatctagtttatCAAATagaattgttcatagtattccaCTAATATCCTTTTAATGACCATGGGGTCTGTAGTCTGTAGTGATGTCctctatttcatttctgataatagtaatttgtgtctttttttaattttattttagttagcCTTACTAAAGGCTTATcgtttttttcttcattagccTGGCTTGAGACCTATAgattttactgatcttttcaaccagcttttggttttgttcatctTTACTATTTCATGTTTTCAATTCCATTGAGTTCtctaattcttaaatttttttcttttgccacattggatttaatttgctcttctttccttaGTTTCCTAAGGAGGAAACTTAGACTGAttttagctctttcttttttaatgtatgcaTTCAATTAAATATATTTCCCTCTAGGCACTGACTTCGTTGCATTCCACAAATtttggtaagttgtatt
This region includes:
- the LOC131821104 gene encoding EKC/KEOPS complex subunit LAGE3-like translates to MQAPDRDEAGEGSEAGEAGEVEAAGGEAGEVEAAGGEAGEVEAAGGEAGEVEAAGGEAGEVEAAGGEAGEAEAAGGAAGQDHTASPGAPGCLESSGSREGDDASGVGGQGAEGEAAGAPQAGQGPQALGPGGDAAPAPPVAAASRLLEFTLTVPFRSPLEADMARRSLAPHAQRHGGVVHKELAVNGSALAVRWTAEDPVFFRISINSFLDQLSLVIRNIRGFGTPPPRSLGPGKRS